A window from bacterium encodes these proteins:
- the mpl gene encoding UDP-N-acetylmuramate:L-alanyl-gamma-D-glutamyl-meso-diaminopimelate ligase, with product MHVHLVAICGTGMGALAALLTEAGHRVTGSDQNVYPPMSTFLAAKGIDVKLGYRAENLLPRPDLVVIGNAIRRENPEAVAAIEAGLPYLSFPGALRRFFISDKTTIAICGTHGKTTTTALAAWVMTHAGLDPSFLVGGLGLNFDAPVRLGAGAHFVVEGDEYDTAFFDKVPKFLRYEPKVAVISNIEFDHADIYPDLDAILAAFEQLVRAMPGDGLIIAGIDDANVRRVIVPAKARVLSFGFDEHADIRARTISPHENGVDFIIETAERSQPVRLPMFGEHNVRNALAAYAVARHAGVEPTAFAAAIEDFRGVRRRLEIRGEAAGVTVIDDFGHHPTAIATTLAGLRSRFANRRVVALYEPRTNTSRRNFFQDAYARAFAGADAVVIAPVYEAAAIPEDERFDSARLRDDLAERGIDARVATDYEETLTAALDVLGVGDVAVLFSNGGFGGLHERLLAALRGRK from the coding sequence ATGCACGTGCACCTTGTCGCCATCTGTGGAACCGGCATGGGCGCGCTCGCGGCGCTTCTGACCGAAGCCGGCCACCGGGTGACGGGCAGCGACCAGAATGTCTATCCGCCGATGTCCACGTTTCTCGCCGCAAAGGGCATTGACGTGAAGTTAGGCTACCGTGCCGAAAATCTTTTGCCGCGCCCGGACCTTGTCGTCATCGGCAACGCGATCCGGCGCGAAAATCCGGAGGCGGTCGCCGCGATCGAGGCGGGCCTTCCGTATCTCAGTTTTCCCGGCGCCCTGCGGCGGTTTTTTATTTCGGACAAGACGACGATCGCCATCTGCGGAACGCACGGCAAGACCACGACGACCGCGCTTGCGGCGTGGGTCATGACGCACGCCGGGCTTGATCCCTCGTTTCTCGTCGGCGGGCTGGGCCTCAATTTCGACGCGCCGGTTCGCCTGGGCGCGGGCGCGCATTTCGTCGTCGAGGGCGACGAATACGACACCGCGTTTTTCGACAAGGTCCCGAAGTTTTTGCGCTATGAGCCGAAGGTCGCGGTGATCTCCAACATCGAATTTGATCACGCGGACATTTATCCGGACCTCGACGCCATCCTCGCCGCGTTCGAGCAATTGGTCCGCGCGATGCCCGGCGACGGCTTGATCATCGCCGGAATCGACGATGCGAATGTTCGCCGCGTCATCGTGCCCGCGAAGGCGCGCGTGCTATCGTTCGGTTTTGACGAACACGCCGACATCCGCGCCCGGACGATTTCGCCGCACGAAAACGGTGTCGATTTCATTATCGAAACCGCCGAACGCAGCCAGCCCGTGCGCCTCCCCATGTTCGGCGAGCACAACGTGCGCAATGCTCTCGCGGCGTACGCGGTCGCGCGGCATGCGGGCGTCGAGCCGACCGCGTTTGCCGCCGCGATCGAGGATTTTCGCGGCGTGCGCCGGCGCCTGGAGATCCGCGGCGAGGCCGCGGGCGTGACCGTCATCGACGATTTCGGCCATCATCCGACAGCGATCGCGACGACGCTTGCCGGCCTTCGCTCGCGCTTCGCGAACCGGCGCGTCGTGGCGCTCTACGAACCGAGGACGAACACGAGCCGGCGGAATTTCTTTCAGGACGCTTACGCCCGGGCTTTCGCCGGCGCGGACGCGGTTGTCATCGCCCCGGTTTACGAAGCCGCGGCGATCCCGGAAGATGAACGCTTCGATTCCGCGCGCCTTCGCGACGATCTTGCCGAAAGGGGCATCGACGCGCGCGTGGCGACGGATTACGAAGAAACGTTGACGGCGGCGCTCGACGTTCTGGGCGTGGGCGATGTCGCCGTTTTGTTTAGCAACGGCGGATTCGGCGGCCTGCACGAGAGGCTTCTTGCGGCGTTGCGCGGGCGAAAATGA
- a CDS encoding beta-lactamase family protein, protein MLTRALAIAEKAVADRAFPGGQIAVFLNGENAHAAFGHTSWEAGAPVDGATLYDVASVTKIAVTASLAMITVASGKLRLTDRAGDFVHGIADDRLARATVEQLLTHSSGLPAWKPLFRGVPARDVATPAGRARMLELLKKAALEYPPGEGAIYSDLDMMLLGHILETIFESTLDRLARERVFVPLEIDELVFRPADEHPDAVCAPTEHCRWRGRILTGVVDDENTYAAGGVLGQAGLFATARALARLGEAYLAARKGEGVLFDPDIAARFTSRAFPDTERSFCLGFDGKSPRGSRLPDGVGPKAFGHWGFTGAGLWIDPDRDAVVALLTNRVHPTRDNDRINHWRPRIIDAAVAGA, encoded by the coding sequence ATGCTGACGCGCGCCCTGGCAATCGCGGAAAAGGCCGTCGCCGACCGCGCGTTTCCCGGCGGGCAAATCGCGGTTTTCCTGAACGGCGAAAACGCGCACGCGGCGTTTGGTCACACCTCGTGGGAAGCCGGCGCGCCCGTCGATGGCGCGACGCTCTACGACGTCGCCAGCGTCACAAAAATCGCCGTCACCGCCTCCCTCGCGATGATCACCGTGGCAAGCGGGAAATTGCGACTGACCGATCGTGCGGGGGACTTCGTCCACGGAATCGCCGATGACCGCCTCGCACGCGCGACGGTCGAGCAGCTTTTGACGCACAGTTCCGGGCTGCCCGCGTGGAAACCGCTTTTTCGCGGCGTTCCCGCGCGCGATGTCGCCACGCCCGCCGGGCGCGCGCGGATGCTGGAGTTGCTCAAGAAGGCGGCGCTTGAATATCCGCCCGGCGAGGGCGCGATCTACTCCGATCTCGACATGATGTTACTTGGACATATCCTCGAGACGATTTTCGAATCGACGCTCGACCGCCTGGCGCGCGAGCGCGTGTTCGTGCCGCTTGAGATCGACGAGCTTGTGTTTCGCCCCGCTGACGAACATCCGGATGCCGTCTGCGCGCCGACCGAGCACTGCCGCTGGCGGGGACGAATTCTTACGGGCGTGGTCGACGACGAAAACACTTACGCCGCCGGCGGCGTCCTCGGGCAAGCCGGCCTGTTCGCGACCGCGCGAGCGCTTGCCCGGCTCGGCGAGGCGTATCTCGCGGCGAGAAAAGGCGAGGGCGTCCTGTTTGATCCGGATATCGCCGCGCGGTTCACGTCGCGCGCGTTCCCCGATACCGAACGATCCTTTTGCCTCGGTTTCGACGGTAAGAGCCCGCGCGGATCCCGTTTGCCGGACGGCGTCGGTCCAAAGGCGTTCGGCCACTGGGGGTTCACCGGCGCGGGCCTTTGGATCGATCCGGATCGCGACGCGGTCGTTGCTCTTCTGACCAATCGCGTCCATCCGACGCGCGATAACGACCGCATCAATCACTGGCGGCCGCGCATCATCGACGCGGCCGTCGCGGGCGCCTGA
- a CDS encoding LD-carboxypeptidase produces MDRPPGKGRALKSGDRVRVIAPSSRFSRDAFEGGIRKLAAWGLTPVYRDDIFDEDRHLAGVDARRVDELREALADPDARAVFCVRGGGGVMRLFAAGVDDVLGAARAPIVGFSDNSALIWRAFALGGAPGIHAPMIAGRTFREAGEAADAWFRRLLFDASAPGLVPGFNARTVVSGRASGVLAPINLTMLIHLLAADMFALRAPVILVLEDVFEPPYRVDRMMATLVSRGALDNVAGIALGDFGDRHRDEIDDILAEWCLRIGLPSVAGAPVGHGAINLPLPVGVAATLDADAGTLTIHESPLC; encoded by the coding sequence ATGGATCGGCCCCCGGGAAAAGGACGCGCCCTCAAATCGGGCGATCGCGTGCGCGTCATCGCGCCGTCGAGCCGTTTTTCGCGCGACGCATTCGAAGGCGGAATCCGGAAGCTTGCCGCGTGGGGCCTGACGCCCGTCTATCGCGACGATATCTTCGATGAGGATCGGCATCTCGCCGGCGTCGACGCGCGCCGCGTAGACGAATTGCGCGAGGCGCTTGCCGATCCCGATGCGCGTGCCGTGTTCTGCGTTCGCGGCGGCGGCGGCGTGATGCGTCTTTTTGCCGCTGGCGTTGACGACGTGTTGGGCGCGGCGCGCGCGCCCATCGTCGGCTTTTCCGACAATTCGGCCCTGATCTGGCGCGCGTTCGCGCTCGGTGGCGCGCCCGGAATCCATGCGCCGATGATCGCGGGCCGCACGTTTCGCGAAGCGGGGGAGGCGGCCGACGCGTGGTTTCGCCGCCTGCTTTTTGACGCTTCCGCGCCCGGGCTCGTGCCGGGATTCAACGCGCGAACGGTCGTTTCCGGACGCGCGTCGGGCGTGCTCGCCCCCATCAACCTCACCATGCTGATCCACCTGCTCGCGGCGGATATGTTTGCGCTTCGGGCGCCGGTCATTCTCGTGCTCGAGGATGTCTTCGAGCCGCCGTATCGCGTCGATCGCATGATGGCGACGCTTGTCTCGCGCGGCGCCCTCGACAACGTCGCGGGGATCGCACTTGGCGATTTCGGCGATCGCCACCGCGACGAAATCGACGACATCCTCGCCGAGTGGTGCCTTCGGATCGGCCTTCCTTCGGTCGCCGGTGCGCCGGTCGGCCACGGCGCGATCAATCTGCCGCTGCCCGTGGGGGTCGCGGCGACGCTCGACGCCGATGCCGGCACGCTCACCATTCACGAGTCGCCCCTATGCTGA
- a CDS encoding cofactor-independent phosphoglycerate mutase, producing the protein MKYAILLGDGMADLPHEAFGGRTVLEAARTPAMDLLAARGELGLVNTVTAGLPPGSDVTNLAILGVDPATHYTGRSPLEAASIGVALGPDDTCLRCNLVSLSSGPEGDAMDDYSAGHIATNDARPLIEALDRHFRERGLRFFPGKSYRHLAVMAGLDPSIKTTPPHDIAGKPIAPYLPKGEGADFLREVMEASRALFREHPVNRALAVPATQAWFWGLGRAPKLPAFRESTGLSGAMVSAVDLLRGIATYMGMEVINVPGATGYLDTNYEGKVEAAKRFLASGGDFVFVHLEAPDECGHNGVPEDKRRAIEDFDARVVGPMVDYLEEQGAYRVLVMPDHATPLAHRTHTTDPVPFILASNDDVAAVRSGGYSERAGKATGVTYPNAMQLFARLVGNSPGA; encoded by the coding sequence ATGAAGTACGCGATTCTGCTTGGCGACGGTATGGCCGATCTCCCGCACGAGGCGTTCGGCGGACGAACGGTTCTCGAGGCGGCCCGGACGCCCGCGATGGACCTGCTTGCCGCGCGCGGCGAACTGGGGCTCGTCAACACCGTCACCGCCGGACTGCCGCCCGGCTCGGACGTCACCAACCTCGCGATCCTTGGCGTCGACCCGGCGACGCACTACACGGGACGCTCGCCGCTCGAAGCCGCGAGCATCGGCGTGGCGCTTGGGCCGGACGATACGTGCCTGCGCTGCAATCTCGTATCGCTTTCGAGCGGACCGGAAGGCGACGCCATGGACGATTACTCCGCGGGCCACATCGCGACAAACGACGCGCGCCCGCTCATCGAAGCGCTCGACCGGCATTTTCGCGAACGCGGCCTGCGGTTTTTTCCGGGAAAGAGCTACCGCCATCTGGCGGTGATGGCCGGGCTCGATCCGTCGATCAAGACCACGCCGCCCCACGACATCGCGGGAAAGCCGATCGCGCCGTATCTGCCCAAAGGTGAGGGCGCGGATTTTTTACGCGAGGTGATGGAAGCGTCGCGCGCGTTGTTTCGCGAACATCCCGTTAACCGCGCACTCGCCGTCCCCGCGACGCAGGCCTGGTTCTGGGGGCTTGGCCGCGCGCCGAAGTTGCCGGCGTTTCGAGAAAGCACCGGCCTTTCCGGCGCGATGGTCTCCGCCGTCGATCTTTTGCGCGGCATCGCGACCTATATGGGCATGGAGGTCATCAACGTCCCCGGCGCGACGGGCTACCTCGATACGAACTACGAGGGCAAGGTCGAGGCTGCCAAACGTTTTCTGGCTAGCGGCGGTGATTTCGTCTTCGTGCATCTGGAGGCGCCCGACGAATGCGGTCATAACGGCGTGCCCGAGGACAAGAGGCGCGCGATCGAGGATTTCGACGCGCGCGTCGTCGGGCCGATGGTTGATTATCTCGAGGAGCAAGGCGCGTACCGCGTGCTCGTCATGCCCGACCACGCGACGCCTCTGGCCCACCGAACGCACACGACGGATCCGGTGCCGTTCATCCTCGCGTCAAACGACGACGTGGCCGCGGTGCGTTCGGGCGGCTATTCCGAGCGCGCCGGGAAGGCGACGGGCGTCACGTATCCGAACGCGATGCAGCTTTTCGCGCGGCTCGTCGGCAATTCCCCCGGCGCGTAG
- the thrC gene encoding threonine synthase, whose protein sequence is MSWPGVVRAFFDELPLEREENIVTLLEGNTPLLEAHAVARRIGGKARVFCKLEGMNPTGSFKDRGMTMAISKAKEDGARAVICASTGNTSAAAAAYAAAAGMTCYVIIPEGKIALGKLAQAMMHGARVLQIKGNFDEALRLVKDVTSDHPVTVVNSINPYRLQGQKTAAFEVIQALGDAPKYHFIPVGNAGNITAYWMGYTAWFENGRATRRPRMFGFEAAGSAPIVLGHVVENPETIATAIRIGNPASWREAEAARDESGGAIDCVTDGEITEAYRFLAANDGIFCEPASAASIAGLFKHAPRLPLAEGDIVVCTLTGHGLKDPDHAIRVSDPPVKVDSTRDAVLAAMGLD, encoded by the coding sequence ATGTCGTGGCCGGGGGTCGTGCGCGCGTTTTTCGACGAGCTTCCGCTTGAACGCGAGGAGAACATCGTCACGTTGCTCGAGGGCAACACGCCGCTTCTCGAGGCGCATGCGGTCGCCCGGCGCATCGGCGGCAAGGCCCGCGTGTTCTGCAAGCTCGAGGGCATGAACCCCACGGGCTCGTTCAAGGACCGCGGCATGACGATGGCGATCAGCAAGGCGAAAGAAGACGGCGCGCGCGCGGTGATCTGCGCCAGCACGGGCAATACGTCCGCCGCCGCCGCCGCGTATGCCGCCGCCGCGGGCATGACCTGCTACGTCATCATCCCCGAGGGGAAGATCGCGCTTGGCAAACTCGCCCAGGCGATGATGCATGGCGCGCGCGTGTTGCAGATCAAGGGCAACTTCGACGAGGCGCTACGGCTCGTGAAGGACGTGACAAGCGATCACCCCGTCACCGTCGTCAACTCAATCAACCCGTATCGCCTGCAAGGGCAGAAGACCGCGGCCTTCGAGGTCATTCAGGCGCTCGGCGACGCGCCGAAATATCACTTCATCCCCGTCGGCAACGCGGGCAACATCACGGCCTACTGGATGGGTTACACCGCGTGGTTCGAAAACGGCCGCGCAACGCGCCGCCCGCGCATGTTTGGCTTCGAGGCGGCGGGATCCGCGCCGATCGTGCTCGGCCACGTCGTGGAGAATCCCGAAACGATCGCGACGGCGATCCGCATCGGCAATCCCGCAAGCTGGCGTGAGGCCGAGGCCGCGCGGGACGAATCCGGCGGCGCGATCGACTGCGTGACGGACGGGGAGATCACCGAGGCCTACCGATTTCTCGCCGCGAACGACGGCATCTTCTGCGAGCCGGCGTCCGCGGCGTCGATCGCGGGATTGTTCAAACACGCGCCGAGGCTACCGCTTGCCGAAGGCGATATCGTCGTCTGCACGCTGACCGGCCACGGCCTCAAGGACCCTGACCACGCGATCCGCGTCAGCGATCCTCCCGTGAAAGTCGACTCCACGCGCGACGCCGTGTTGGCCGCGATGGGACTGGATTGA
- a CDS encoding homoserine dehydrogenase yields MQTIRIGLVGIGTVGASVVAILRDLEAELLRRADARIEIARYASRRKDRWEELGLDPARGTTDPLAVASDPDVDVVIEVMGGVETAREVVLAALAAGKDVVTANKALLAGHGDEIFDAADRAGRMIGFEASVCGGIPVIHVLKRSLASERIRRLVGIVNGTCNFVLSEMAEAGGDFAGALAEAQRRGFAEADPTLDISGADSAHKLALLSILAWGVRLSHTSIALQGIEAISDVDVAFAAELGMTPKLLAIARRNDDGRYALFVGPCLVPARSLIGRVRGSLNAVLIEGEHLGPFIMTGAGAGGMPTANSVVSDVIEIARARAGGVAMRHPTGFPEDKRLEPELVPFAEQEEEFYLRFSVPDQPGVLAGISTALSERGISIAQVIQHGRSVGQTVPLMILTHEARRGDVAEAIHAIDAMPFIKDKAVIMNVIKEVP; encoded by the coding sequence GTGCAGACGATCCGGATCGGCCTGGTCGGCATCGGAACCGTCGGCGCGTCGGTCGTCGCGATCCTGCGCGATCTCGAGGCCGAGTTGCTTCGCCGCGCCGACGCGCGCATCGAGATCGCGCGCTACGCTTCGCGCCGCAAGGATCGCTGGGAAGAACTCGGTCTGGATCCGGCGCGGGGAACGACCGATCCGCTCGCCGTGGCATCCGATCCGGATGTCGATGTCGTCATCGAGGTGATGGGCGGCGTCGAGACCGCGCGCGAGGTCGTCCTCGCCGCCCTCGCGGCGGGCAAGGACGTCGTCACCGCGAATAAGGCGCTTTTGGCGGGGCACGGCGATGAAATTTTCGACGCGGCCGACCGCGCGGGGCGCATGATCGGTTTCGAGGCGAGCGTTTGCGGGGGAATCCCGGTGATCCACGTGCTCAAACGGAGCCTCGCCTCCGAGCGCATCCGCCGCCTCGTTGGGATCGTCAACGGCACCTGCAATTTCGTTCTCTCGGAGATGGCCGAGGCGGGCGGCGATTTCGCCGGCGCGCTCGCCGAGGCGCAGCGGCGCGGATTTGCCGAAGCCGATCCGACGCTCGACATCTCCGGCGCGGATTCGGCGCATAAACTCGCATTGCTGTCGATTCTCGCCTGGGGCGTGCGCCTTTCGCATACGTCGATTGCGTTGCAGGGGATCGAGGCGATCTCGGACGTCGACGTCGCATTTGCGGCGGAACTCGGGATGACGCCAAAACTCCTCGCGATCGCCAGGCGAAACGACGACGGGCGCTACGCGCTTTTTGTCGGTCCGTGCCTCGTGCCGGCGCGATCCCTCATCGGGCGCGTGCGCGGTTCGCTGAACGCGGTGCTCATCGAAGGCGAACATCTCGGGCCGTTCATCATGACCGGCGCGGGCGCGGGAGGCATGCCGACCGCGAACTCCGTCGTCTCCGACGTCATCGAGATCGCGCGGGCGCGCGCCGGGGGCGTCGCGATGCGTCACCCGACGGGGTTTCCCGAAGACAAACGGCTTGAGCCGGAACTGGTGCCGTTCGCCGAACAGGAAGAAGAATTTTATCTGCGCTTTTCGGTGCCCGATCAGCCCGGCGTGCTCGCGGGAATTTCGACGGCGCTCTCCGAACGCGGCATCAGCATCGCGCAGGTGATCCAGCATGGACGCAGCGTCGGACAAACCGTACCGCTCATGATCCTGACGCATGAGGCGCGACGCGGCGACGTCGCCGAGGCGATCCATGCGATCGACGCCATGCCGTTCATCAAGGACAAGGCCGTTATCATGAACGTCATCAAAGAGGTGCCGTGA
- the lipA gene encoding lipoyl synthase has protein sequence MIKHQNQRLPDWAKSSVRELSAPHAMKTRLRRLDLNTVCESARCPNINECFRKQTATVMIMGDLCTRHCSFCAVPHDAPAALDGREPENVANLADEVDLRHIVITSVARDDLPDEGAAHFAACVQAVKRRRPHTVVEILTPDFHGRDDCLDTVAASPYDVFNHNIETVARLQRRVRPAAAYQRSLAVLAAMKRRRPDTLVKSGLMVGLGETDEEVFGLLRDLRANGADALTIGQYLRPRATNAPVARYVEPAAFEAYASAARELGFAFVASGPLVRSSYMAEELVRPAVRGA, from the coding sequence ATGATCAAGCACCAAAACCAGCGTCTTCCGGATTGGGCCAAATCGTCGGTGCGGGAGCTTTCCGCACCGCACGCCATGAAAACGCGGCTGCGGCGCCTTGACCTGAACACCGTCTGCGAAAGCGCGCGCTGTCCGAACATCAACGAATGTTTCAGGAAGCAAACCGCCACGGTGATGATCATGGGTGACCTATGCACGCGGCACTGCTCGTTTTGCGCGGTCCCGCATGACGCGCCGGCGGCGCTCGACGGGCGCGAACCGGAAAACGTCGCGAATCTGGCGGATGAGGTCGATCTGCGCCACATCGTCATCACCTCGGTCGCGCGGGACGACCTGCCCGACGAGGGCGCGGCGCATTTTGCGGCGTGCGTCCAAGCGGTGAAACGCCGCCGGCCGCATACCGTCGTCGAAATCCTCACGCCCGATTTCCACGGGCGCGACGACTGCCTCGACACCGTCGCGGCGTCGCCGTACGACGTCTTCAATCACAACATCGAGACCGTCGCGCGCCTGCAGCGGCGCGTGCGCCCGGCCGCGGCGTACCAACGCTCCCTCGCTGTGCTGGCCGCGATGAAACGGCGCCGCCCCGACACGCTCGTCAAGAGCGGCCTGATGGTCGGCCTTGGCGAAACGGACGAGGAAGTGTTCGGCCTTTTGCGCGATCTTCGCGCGAACGGCGCGGACGCGCTCACGATCGGCCAGTACCTTCGCCCCCGCGCGACGAACGCCCCCGTCGCGCGCTACGTCGAGCCGGCGGCATTTGAGGCCTACGCATCGGCCGCGCGCGAGCTGGGATTTGCCTTTGTCGCCTCCGGGCCGCTCGTGCGTTCGAGTTACATGGCCGAGGAACTGGTGCGTCCCGCCGTGCGCGGCGCGTAA
- the recG gene encoding ATP-dependent DNA helicase RecG codes for MKRPARDAGADGVAGNRSNARRVRLSDIKGVGPAIAAKLRDAGFQTPQQLLHIVPRRYVDFRRVVSVSDLNPGEPAALDVLAQGVRRLRAWRGRAFAEAIVEDKTGTLRVRLFGPPARGADVAFRKGRRLFLCGVPENAGDEIILTQPRVTAVRDGDGPANAARVEPIYPPIGDLPPGRVARIVKAAIDLVERKLVDGLPDDDAICAAWPPLSAALRAIHDPPAEADVDALNAGASIAQRRMIFDELFFIQLGLLRRRAVSMNESAPRLRDRREREIAARAAMPFALTAAQERALEDIRADMLAARPMHRLVQGDVGSGKTIVAFFAALLAIENGMTAAIMAPTDILARQHAESLSKLTGACGVRLARVGALARGAEQKEVRERIESGEVDLIVGTHALITKSVRIPRLGLVVVDEQHRFGVRHRGALAAKGDAPHVLVMSATPIPRSLAMTIYGDLDITLIRERPPGRRPPDTRWIRGGEQAAWRLVSDEIERGGRAFIVCPLIEESESIAAVSATRRFEALRKGPLSGVRLAIVHGRVPLAEREAILTGLAADEFDAVVASTVVEVGIDVPQATIIVIDNADRFGLTQLHQLRGRVGRGDRPGMCVLLTGETVTPAAAERLAALVETDDGFVLAEKDLAMRGPGDILGARQHGLPALRFACLARDVEILDQARGAARRLLQRDPDLAAHPGTARILAHRWSSRLELETFG; via the coding sequence GTGAAAAGACCGGCCAGGGACGCCGGCGCGGACGGCGTCGCCGGAAATAGATCGAACGCCCGCCGCGTGCGTCTTTCGGACATCAAGGGCGTCGGACCGGCCATCGCGGCGAAATTGCGTGACGCCGGCTTTCAGACGCCGCAACAACTCCTGCACATCGTTCCTCGGCGCTACGTCGATTTCCGGCGCGTCGTATCCGTATCCGACCTGAACCCGGGAGAGCCCGCCGCGCTCGACGTGCTCGCCCAGGGCGTGCGCCGGTTGCGGGCCTGGCGCGGTCGCGCGTTCGCGGAGGCGATCGTCGAGGACAAAACGGGCACGCTTCGCGTGCGCCTTTTCGGACCGCCCGCGCGCGGCGCGGATGTGGCATTTCGGAAAGGGCGCCGGTTGTTTCTGTGCGGCGTTCCCGAAAACGCCGGGGATGAAATCATCCTGACGCAGCCGCGCGTCACCGCGGTGCGCGACGGCGACGGTCCGGCCAACGCAGCGCGCGTCGAGCCGATTTACCCGCCGATCGGCGATCTGCCGCCCGGGCGCGTGGCGCGGATCGTCAAGGCGGCGATCGATCTGGTTGAACGCAAGCTCGTCGATGGACTGCCGGACGACGATGCGATCTGCGCCGCGTGGCCGCCGCTTTCCGCCGCGTTGCGCGCGATTCACGATCCGCCCGCCGAGGCCGACGTCGACGCGCTGAACGCGGGTGCGTCGATCGCGCAGCGGCGGATGATTTTCGACGAACTGTTTTTTATCCAGTTGGGCCTGTTGCGCCGGCGGGCCGTGTCGATGAACGAGTCCGCGCCGCGTCTTCGCGACCGGCGCGAGCGCGAAATCGCCGCGCGCGCCGCGATGCCGTTCGCGTTGACCGCCGCGCAAGAACGCGCGCTCGAGGACATCCGCGCCGACATGCTGGCCGCGCGGCCGATGCACCGGCTCGTGCAGGGGGACGTCGGTTCGGGCAAGACCATCGTCGCGTTTTTTGCCGCGCTGCTTGCTATCGAAAACGGCATGACCGCCGCGATCATGGCGCCGACGGATATCCTCGCGCGGCAGCACGCCGAGTCGCTCTCAAAACTGACCGGCGCGTGCGGCGTTCGTCTGGCGCGGGTTGGCGCGCTTGCCCGCGGCGCGGAGCAAAAAGAGGTCCGCGAACGCATCGAGTCCGGCGAGGTCGATCTGATCGTCGGGACGCACGCCCTCATCACGAAGAGCGTCCGCATTCCGCGTCTTGGTCTTGTCGTCGTGGACGAGCAACATCGCTTCGGGGTGCGTCATCGTGGCGCGCTCGCCGCCAAGGGCGATGCTCCGCACGTGCTCGTCATGTCCGCGACGCCGATCCCCCGCAGCCTCGCCATGACGATCTACGGCGATCTGGATATCACGCTCATTCGCGAGCGCCCGCCCGGGCGCCGCCCGCCCGATACGCGGTGGATTCGCGGCGGCGAACAGGCAGCGTGGCGCCTCGTGAGCGACGAAATCGAGCGGGGCGGACGCGCGTTCATCGTTTGCCCGCTGATCGAGGAATCGGAATCGATCGCCGCGGTGTCCGCGACAAGGCGATTCGAGGCATTGCGGAAGGGGCCGCTTTCCGGTGTTCGTCTTGCGATCGTGCACGGGCGCGTTCCGCTTGCCGAACGCGAGGCGATTTTGACCGGTCTGGCCGCCGACGAGTTCGACGCCGTCGTTGCGTCCACGGTGGTGGAGGTCGGCATCGACGTGCCCCAGGCGACGATCATTGTGATCGATAACGCGGATCGTTTCGGCTTGACGCAGCTCCACCAGCTTCGCGGCCGGGTCGGGCGGGGCGACAGGCCGGGGATGTGCGTTCTTTTGACCGGAGAGACGGTGACGCCGGCCGCCGCGGAGCGTCTTGCCGCGCTAGTCGAGACGGACGACGGCTTCGTTCTTGCCGAAAAAGACTTGGCAATGCGGGGGCCGGGCGATATTCTTGGCGCGCGCCAGCACGGACTTCCGGCTTTGCGTTTTGCGTGTCTGGCCCGGGACGTGGAGATACTCGACCAGGCGCGCGGCGCGGCGCGGCGGCTTCTCCAGCGCGATCCGGATCTGGCGGCTCATCCAGGGACGGCGCGCATTCTCGCGCACCGGTGGAGTTCCCGGCTCGAGCTGGAAACCTTTGGATAA